A part of Myxococcus landrumus genomic DNA contains:
- a CDS encoding TIGR02265 family protein has product MPSNKAELAARLAATQPGDAVRGLFFKAVFSLIQQKAGLAALEQVRVGDLAKDYSDLRTYSVREFLNLLYVAADALEQDLGTEDAVYHACGESNVTRYSTGPGMLIFGIISRGDPQKLFSGAQMGYSAAVTYGTREYVTTGPKSGTLRVRRDMLPPAYHEGILTGALKVLGLKGTAKAHPQGIDRVDYDITWE; this is encoded by the coding sequence ATGCCGTCCAACAAGGCCGAGCTCGCCGCGAGGCTCGCGGCCACCCAGCCCGGCGACGCGGTGCGCGGGCTGTTCTTCAAGGCCGTGTTCAGCCTCATCCAGCAGAAGGCGGGGCTGGCCGCGCTGGAGCAGGTGCGCGTGGGGGATTTGGCCAAGGACTACTCGGACCTGCGCACCTATTCCGTGCGCGAGTTCCTGAACCTGCTCTACGTCGCGGCGGACGCGCTCGAGCAGGACCTGGGGACGGAGGACGCCGTGTACCACGCGTGCGGCGAGTCCAACGTCACGCGCTACTCCACCGGCCCGGGGATGCTCATCTTCGGCATCATCTCCCGAGGAGACCCGCAGAAGCTCTTCTCCGGAGCGCAGATGGGCTACAGCGCGGCCGTCACGTACGGCACCCGCGAGTATGTGACGACGGGGCCCAAGTCCGGCACGCTTCGCGTCAGGCGGGACATGCTGCCCCCCGCGTACCACGAGGGCATCCTCACCGGCGCGCTCAAGGTCCTGGGACTCAAGGGCACGGCCAAGGCCCATCCCCAGGGCATCGACCGCGTGGACTACGACATCACCTGGGAGTGA
- a CDS encoding potassium transporter Kup codes for MKDTSTGASSGEGVREGPDTFKRTALLALGALGIVYGDIGTSPLYALRECFTGPHGIAPTPTNVLGVLSLIFWTLLIIVSVKYLIFVMRADNRGEGGILALMALAMQRQRGQSAPVARPVLITLGIFGAALLYGDGLITPAITVLSAVEGLSVATPVFEPFIVPITLAILTVLFVVQRHGTARIGSLFGPVMCVWFFTLAALGVKELVHNPAVLSALSPVHGVMLLVHNGWHGFLVLGGVFLVVTGCEALYADMGHFGWKPIRWAWFGVVLPSLMLNYLGQGALLLRDASAARNPFYLLAPSWMLYPLVALSAVAGVIASQALISGAFSLTRQAMQLGYSPRMEVVHTSAEEMGQIYLPGINWALMVGVFTLVVTFRSSSALASAYGIAVSTTMVITSIMAYVVARERWGVSRALAIPVAGLFLTVELALFSANAMKLADGGWFPLLLAVMIFTLMTTWKRGRAILAAKLRASSIPLKELLGSFGDHPPLRVSGTAIFMTGNAEGTPPALLHNLKHNKVLHEQVVLLTILSEDVPHIPGAERVVVEPLEQGFVRVVATYGFMENPSIPDVLKRCREKGLQFQLMGTSFFLGRETLIPTKRPGMAVWREALFSWMSRNARSATAYFRIPPNRVVELGSQVEL; via the coding sequence GTGAAAGACACCTCCACTGGTGCGTCGAGCGGGGAGGGGGTTCGGGAAGGCCCGGACACCTTCAAACGCACGGCGCTCCTGGCCCTCGGGGCCCTGGGCATCGTCTACGGTGATATCGGGACGAGCCCCCTGTACGCGTTGCGCGAGTGTTTCACCGGCCCGCACGGCATCGCTCCCACTCCCACGAATGTGCTGGGGGTGCTGTCGCTCATCTTCTGGACCCTGCTCATCATCGTCTCGGTGAAGTACCTCATCTTCGTGATGCGGGCGGACAACCGGGGAGAGGGCGGCATCCTGGCGTTGATGGCGCTGGCCATGCAGCGGCAGCGGGGACAATCCGCGCCCGTGGCCCGTCCGGTCCTCATCACCCTGGGCATCTTCGGCGCCGCGCTGCTCTACGGTGACGGCCTCATCACCCCGGCGATCACGGTGCTCAGCGCGGTGGAGGGCCTCAGCGTGGCCACGCCCGTGTTCGAGCCCTTCATCGTCCCCATCACCCTGGCCATCCTCACGGTCCTCTTCGTGGTGCAGCGCCACGGCACCGCGCGCATCGGCTCCCTCTTCGGCCCGGTGATGTGCGTGTGGTTCTTCACGCTGGCCGCGCTGGGCGTGAAGGAGTTGGTGCACAACCCCGCCGTCCTGAGCGCGCTGTCACCCGTGCACGGCGTCATGCTCCTGGTGCACAACGGCTGGCACGGCTTCCTCGTGCTGGGCGGCGTGTTCCTGGTGGTGACGGGCTGCGAGGCGCTCTACGCGGACATGGGCCACTTCGGGTGGAAGCCCATCCGCTGGGCCTGGTTCGGCGTGGTGCTGCCCTCGCTGATGCTCAACTACCTGGGCCAGGGCGCGCTCCTCCTGCGGGACGCGAGCGCCGCGCGCAACCCGTTCTACCTCCTGGCTCCGTCGTGGATGCTCTACCCGCTGGTGGCGCTGTCGGCCGTGGCGGGCGTCATCGCGTCGCAGGCCCTCATCTCCGGCGCCTTCTCGCTGACCCGCCAGGCCATGCAGCTGGGCTACAGCCCGCGCATGGAGGTGGTGCACACCTCGGCGGAGGAGATGGGCCAGATTTACCTGCCCGGCATCAACTGGGCGCTGATGGTGGGCGTCTTCACGCTGGTGGTGACCTTCCGTTCCTCCAGCGCGCTGGCCTCCGCGTACGGCATCGCGGTGTCCACCACCATGGTCATCACCTCCATCATGGCCTACGTCGTGGCGCGCGAGCGCTGGGGCGTCAGCCGCGCCCTGGCCATCCCCGTCGCGGGCCTCTTCCTCACGGTGGAGCTGGCCCTCTTCAGCGCCAACGCGATGAAGCTGGCGGACGGCGGCTGGTTCCCGCTGCTGCTGGCCGTCATGATTTTCACGCTGATGACCACGTGGAAGCGCGGCCGGGCCATCCTCGCCGCCAAGCTGCGCGCGTCCAGCATCCCCCTGAAGGAGCTGTTGGGCAGCTTCGGGGACCACCCCCCCCTGCGAGTGTCCGGCACCGCCATCTTCATGACGGGCAACGCGGAGGGCACGCCCCCGGCGCTCCTTCACAACCTGAAGCACAACAAGGTGCTTCACGAGCAGGTGGTGCTGCTGACCATCCTCTCGGAGGACGTGCCGCACATCCCCGGCGCCGAGCGCGTGGTGGTGGAGCCCCTGGAGCAGGGCTTCGTCCGGGTGGTGGCCACCTACGGCTTCATGGAGAACCCCAGCATCCCGGACGTGCTCAAGCGCTGCCGGGAGAAGGGGCTCCAGTTCCAGCTCATGGGCACCAGCTTCTTCCTGGGCCGTGAAACGCTCATCCCCACCAAGCGCCCCGGCATGGCTGTGTGGCGCGAGGCCCTCTTCTCCTGGATGAGCCGCAACGCTCGCAGCGCCACCGCCTACTTCCGGATTCCACCCAACCGCGTGGTGGAGCTGGGCAGTCAGGTGGAGCTGTAA
- a CDS encoding sensor histidine kinase — MAASRHSDARQFGAHAPEVEERLALLAEASRVLADASLEPPAVMERLCALVVPLLGAACTLRLVSDDGQWLRTVASAAATPEARRLFQTLSPPAVRADEGPSHEVLRTGEALWVPDLDPQSLREWLPPQQHGLLKDFPFTRMMVLPLRARGRSLGTLTVWKDPAEAEHTVDAGEQLLLQELADRAALALDVARAYAAEKQARQAAEVAAGRLARLQRVTAELSRVLSAERVADVIVEQGVEAVGAARGVLWVVEGDHARLLRCSGYEDPEAFQKSFGRLSLDGDHPVKDAIREARPIWVESPEAMADRYPELDVIRSQTMRAPSPASTCLPLLAEGRVLGVLLFAFTEPRVFAPDERAFLELLAHHAGQAMARARLLEQEQRARAELAEVNERLAAIIQASPASIILVDSNGTVRMWNPAAERIFGWKPEEVMGKVLPVVPTDKQGEFRRNLEKAGRGESLGGAVMRRQRKDGTPLQVALWTALVQPSGGGPEQVLSMAVDVTERHRSEAAQHFLAEAGGVLAASLEQEQTLERVAHLAVPSYAESCGVFLTDPDGTVRCVASAHEDAGLRSHDGHPAPGLVVVSRVVASNEAELRTGTSTDTPECARRPGATGVCSWLCVPLQVRGQTLGALTFATSRRDYDAQDLSLAQELARRAALAIDNARLYHEARQAIRLREEFLSIASHELKTPISALQLQVQSLMAGLARAPSGLTPERLGRALEVVDRQVKRQTQLIHELLDVSRISAGRLELSPEPLDLSAMVREVVERFEPELERTGTRLELSLAPESLGLWDKLRIDQVLTNLVSNAVKYGRGNPVHVVVTSLEDAVRVEVRDSGIGIGEEHLSRLFHRFERAVSERNYGGFGLGLWISRQIVEAMGGHITVRSELGVGSTFTVELPRPRA; from the coding sequence ATGGCAGCATCCCGGCACTCAGATGCGCGGCAGTTCGGGGCCCACGCCCCGGAGGTGGAGGAGCGGCTGGCCCTGCTGGCGGAGGCGTCGCGCGTGCTGGCGGACGCCAGCCTGGAGCCCCCCGCCGTCATGGAGCGCCTGTGCGCGCTGGTGGTGCCGCTCCTGGGTGCTGCATGCACGCTGCGGCTGGTGTCGGACGATGGCCAGTGGCTGCGCACCGTGGCCTCGGCCGCCGCCACGCCGGAGGCCCGGCGGTTGTTCCAGACGCTCAGTCCCCCGGCGGTGCGCGCGGACGAAGGTCCGTCCCACGAAGTGCTGCGCACGGGCGAAGCCCTCTGGGTGCCGGACCTGGACCCGCAGTCTCTGCGCGAGTGGCTTCCACCACAGCAGCACGGGTTGCTGAAGGACTTTCCCTTCACGCGGATGATGGTGCTGCCGCTGCGCGCGCGCGGGCGGAGCCTGGGGACGCTCACCGTCTGGAAGGACCCGGCGGAGGCCGAGCACACCGTCGACGCGGGCGAGCAGCTCCTCCTGCAAGAGCTGGCGGACCGCGCGGCCCTGGCGCTGGATGTGGCGCGCGCGTACGCGGCGGAGAAGCAGGCCCGGCAGGCAGCGGAGGTGGCGGCGGGGAGGTTGGCGCGGCTGCAACGGGTGACGGCGGAGCTGTCGCGCGTGTTGTCGGCCGAGCGCGTGGCGGACGTCATCGTCGAGCAAGGCGTGGAGGCGGTGGGCGCGGCGCGCGGCGTGCTGTGGGTGGTGGAGGGAGACCACGCGCGGCTGCTGCGCTGCTCCGGCTACGAGGACCCCGAGGCGTTCCAGAAGTCCTTCGGCAGGCTCTCCCTGGACGGTGACCATCCAGTGAAGGACGCCATCCGGGAGGCTCGGCCCATCTGGGTGGAGTCCCCCGAGGCGATGGCGGACCGCTATCCCGAGCTGGATGTGATTCGAAGCCAGACGATGCGCGCGCCCTCGCCCGCCTCGACGTGTCTGCCTTTGCTCGCCGAGGGCCGCGTGCTGGGGGTGTTGTTGTTCGCCTTCACCGAGCCTCGCGTCTTCGCCCCCGACGAGCGCGCCTTCCTGGAGCTCTTGGCGCACCACGCGGGGCAGGCGATGGCCCGGGCCCGGTTGCTCGAGCAGGAGCAGCGCGCGCGGGCGGAGCTGGCCGAGGTCAACGAGCGGCTGGCCGCCATCATCCAGGCCTCCCCCGCCTCCATCATCCTGGTGGACAGCAACGGCACGGTGCGGATGTGGAACCCGGCCGCTGAACGCATCTTCGGGTGGAAGCCCGAGGAGGTGATGGGCAAGGTGCTGCCCGTGGTGCCCACGGACAAGCAGGGGGAGTTCCGCCGCAACCTGGAGAAGGCGGGACGGGGCGAGTCGCTGGGTGGCGCGGTGATGCGACGGCAGCGCAAGGACGGCACTCCGCTCCAGGTCGCGCTGTGGACCGCGCTCGTGCAGCCCTCCGGTGGAGGCCCCGAGCAGGTGCTGAGCATGGCGGTGGACGTCACGGAGCGGCACCGCAGCGAGGCCGCGCAGCACTTCCTCGCCGAGGCCGGAGGCGTCCTGGCCGCGAGCCTGGAGCAGGAGCAGACGCTGGAGCGCGTGGCCCACCTCGCCGTGCCGTCCTACGCGGAGTCCTGCGGCGTGTTCCTCACGGACCCGGACGGCACCGTGCGCTGTGTGGCCTCCGCGCATGAGGACGCGGGGCTGCGCTCCCATGACGGACACCCCGCGCCAGGACTCGTCGTCGTGTCGCGAGTGGTGGCCTCCAACGAGGCGGAGCTGCGCACGGGCACGAGCACGGACACACCGGAGTGCGCGCGGCGCCCCGGTGCCACGGGCGTCTGTTCCTGGCTGTGCGTGCCGCTCCAGGTGCGAGGCCAGACACTGGGCGCGCTCACGTTCGCCACGTCACGGCGTGACTACGACGCCCAGGACCTGTCACTCGCGCAGGAGCTGGCGAGGCGCGCGGCGCTGGCCATCGACAACGCACGCCTCTACCACGAGGCCCGGCAGGCCATCCGCCTGCGCGAGGAGTTCCTCTCCATCGCGAGCCACGAGCTGAAGACCCCCATCAGCGCCCTCCAGTTGCAGGTGCAGAGCTTGATGGCGGGACTGGCGCGCGCGCCCTCGGGCCTGACGCCGGAGCGGCTGGGACGCGCGCTGGAGGTGGTGGACCGGCAGGTGAAACGGCAGACACAGCTCATCCACGAGCTCCTGGATGTGTCTCGCATCAGCGCGGGGCGGCTGGAGCTGAGCCCCGAGCCGTTGGACTTGTCCGCGATGGTGCGCGAGGTGGTGGAGCGCTTCGAGCCAGAGCTGGAGCGCACGGGCACGCGGCTGGAGCTGTCGTTGGCGCCCGAGTCGCTGGGACTCTGGGACAAGCTGCGAATCGACCAGGTGCTCACGAACCTGGTGAGCAACGCGGTGAAGTACGGGCGCGGCAACCCCGTGCACGTGGTGGTGACATCGCTCGAGGACGCGGTGCGCGTGGAGGTGCGCGACAGCGGCATCGGCATTGGCGAAGAGCACCTGTCGCGCCTGTTCCACCGCTTCGAGCGCGCCGTGTCCGAGCGCAACTACGGCGGCTTCGGCCTGGGCCTCTGGATTTCGCGCCAGATTGTCGAGGCGATGGGCGGCCACATCACCGTGCGCAGCGAGCTGGGCGTGGGCTCCACCTTCACCGTGGAGCTTCCACGCCCTCGGGCTTGA
- a CDS encoding TolB family protein, which translates to MRRSWPWRARWCWTALAVLGVGCSGRCGGASGAGPLSKEEARAIPGAVVFLSERAGQKDVWQVSPDGTETQITRGPEDDYPGPVSPDGKSLLVVAVREVDGLQFQQLRVQPLAGGDAVPLHAPRARARNAAWSPDGSWLTAESDAQGFSDVVRLEPRAEGPEVRLTQVKEGCFEPSISPDGQEVAFVCSREGDPEIYVAKADGTNERRLTAFHREDRAPMWSPDGKWIVFVSDRENRERLYLIRPDGSDLRAVSGESFSGDEREPVFSPDGKHLVYVSREPEARARLWRVPVEGGVPMALTDGQRRDDMPAWSPDGKYLAFVSEREGNTDVYLMRADGSGQTRLTTAKEPDWLPRWVARR; encoded by the coding sequence ATGCGACGTTCCTGGCCGTGGCGGGCGCGGTGGTGTTGGACCGCGCTCGCCGTGCTCGGCGTCGGATGCTCTGGCCGGTGTGGCGGAGCGTCGGGCGCCGGGCCGCTGTCGAAGGAGGAGGCGCGCGCCATTCCGGGCGCGGTGGTCTTCCTGTCGGAGCGGGCGGGACAGAAGGACGTGTGGCAGGTGAGCCCTGACGGGACGGAGACCCAAATCACCCGAGGGCCGGAGGACGACTATCCAGGGCCGGTGTCGCCCGATGGGAAGTCGTTGCTGGTGGTGGCCGTGCGCGAGGTGGACGGGTTGCAGTTCCAGCAGCTTCGCGTCCAGCCCCTGGCGGGTGGGGACGCGGTGCCGTTGCATGCGCCCCGGGCGCGGGCCCGGAACGCGGCCTGGTCGCCGGATGGCTCCTGGCTGACGGCGGAGTCGGATGCCCAGGGCTTCAGCGACGTGGTGCGGCTGGAGCCGCGCGCGGAGGGGCCGGAGGTGCGGCTGACGCAGGTGAAGGAAGGGTGCTTCGAGCCCTCCATTTCACCCGACGGCCAGGAAGTGGCCTTCGTGTGCAGCCGTGAGGGCGACCCTGAAATCTACGTGGCGAAGGCGGACGGCACGAACGAGCGGCGGCTCACCGCGTTCCATCGCGAGGACCGTGCGCCGATGTGGAGTCCGGATGGGAAGTGGATTGTCTTCGTCAGCGACCGGGAGAATCGGGAGCGGCTGTATCTGATTCGGCCGGATGGCTCGGACCTGCGGGCGGTGTCTGGAGAATCCTTCTCGGGCGATGAGCGCGAGCCCGTCTTCAGTCCCGACGGGAAGCACCTCGTGTACGTGAGCCGGGAGCCGGAGGCCCGCGCGCGGCTGTGGCGTGTGCCGGTGGAGGGCGGTGTGCCCATGGCGCTGACGGATGGGCAGCGGCGCGACGACATGCCGGCCTGGAGTCCGGATGGGAAGTACCTGGCCTTCGTGTCGGAGCGCGAGGGCAACACGGACGTGTACCTCATGCGCGCCGATGGCAGCGGCCAGACGCGGCTCACCACCGCGAAGGAGCCGGACTGGTTGCCGCGCTGGGTGGCGCGCCGCTAG
- a CDS encoding carboxypeptidase regulatory-like domain-containing protein: MKHRLLLASCVLLGLTSSGCGSDDSAPDPGYRTEDSEPVDVDNLSIRVSGKALMLPEAARWLASTGKSAPILSGLTVTLEEPLRVAVNDLDATFGTSTLDEAGAFGVAGISVRDVNVGLAVGMSGPGLARTSTIIYDSAFTGSRPRTNLIETRAYALPESFHDALSTALGESRLLGLTENRARNLREAGFALGRVVDENGRPRAGVRVVPNRTDLAERIFYPSSDLSGVNQEGTSEEGLFVYVHTGLAVESFHVSEEGEENAVPRNVVTAPGWGLMLTLYPGLHPPIE; this comes from the coding sequence ATGAAGCACCGACTCCTGTTGGCATCCTGCGTCCTGCTCGGCCTGACGTCGTCGGGCTGCGGCTCCGATGATTCCGCTCCGGATCCTGGCTACAGGACCGAGGACTCCGAGCCCGTCGATGTGGACAATCTCAGCATCCGCGTCAGCGGCAAGGCACTCATGCTTCCCGAGGCCGCTCGCTGGCTCGCCTCCACGGGCAAGTCCGCGCCCATCCTGAGCGGACTCACCGTCACCCTCGAGGAGCCCCTGCGCGTCGCGGTGAATGACCTCGACGCGACCTTCGGCACGAGCACCCTCGACGAGGCGGGCGCCTTCGGCGTGGCGGGCATCTCCGTGCGAGACGTGAACGTGGGACTCGCCGTGGGCATGAGTGGCCCCGGTCTCGCGCGGACCAGCACCATCATCTACGACAGCGCCTTCACCGGCTCTCGTCCGCGCACGAACCTCATCGAGACCCGCGCGTACGCGCTTCCCGAGTCCTTCCACGACGCGCTCAGCACGGCCCTCGGCGAATCACGCCTGCTCGGCCTCACCGAGAACCGCGCGCGAAACCTCCGTGAGGCGGGCTTCGCGCTGGGGCGCGTGGTGGATGAGAACGGACGTCCTCGCGCCGGCGTGCGCGTGGTGCCGAACCGGACCGACCTGGCCGAACGCATCTTCTACCCTTCATCGGACCTGAGCGGCGTCAACCAGGAGGGCACCTCCGAGGAGGGCCTGTTCGTCTACGTCCACACGGGCCTCGCGGTGGAGTCGTTCCACGTGAGCGAGGAGGGCGAGGAGAACGCCGTGCCTCGCAACGTGGTCACCGCGCCGGGTTGGGGGCTGATGCTCACGCTCTACCCCGGCCTCCACCCGCCCATCGAATGA
- a CDS encoding metallophosphoesterase, whose protein sequence is MRLFGIGDTHLPSTRQKDMQRFGWMDHPLPLQRAWDERVRPEDVVIVAGDISWATRPHEVMDDLAWLDARPGRKVLVRGNHDYWWGDSASKLRKLLEPFRTLEAFLHNSAAVMGPWVIAGTRLWTAPEAPPMPGGEMGDEPMELGYVERETRRLATSIEDAKKKEAASPTPLVRVAAVHFPPLYANEKATAFSAPIEAFQPKVCVYGHLHSTGIPAGFTGERAGVRYVLASCDAAGFAPVLLDEVLPPLSP, encoded by the coding sequence ATGCGGCTCTTCGGAATCGGCGACACCCACCTGCCCTCCACCCGACAGAAGGACATGCAGCGCTTCGGGTGGATGGACCATCCCCTCCCCCTCCAGCGCGCCTGGGACGAGCGGGTGAGGCCCGAGGACGTGGTCATCGTCGCCGGAGACATCTCCTGGGCCACGCGCCCCCATGAAGTGATGGATGACCTGGCGTGGCTGGACGCGCGGCCGGGGCGCAAGGTGCTGGTGCGCGGCAACCATGACTATTGGTGGGGAGACTCGGCGTCGAAGCTGCGCAAGCTCCTGGAGCCGTTCCGCACGCTGGAGGCGTTCCTGCACAACAGCGCGGCCGTCATGGGGCCGTGGGTGATTGCGGGAACGCGGCTGTGGACCGCGCCCGAGGCGCCCCCCATGCCCGGTGGAGAGATGGGCGATGAGCCCATGGAGCTGGGCTACGTGGAGCGGGAGACCCGGCGCCTGGCGACCTCCATCGAGGACGCGAAGAAGAAGGAAGCCGCCAGCCCCACGCCGCTGGTGCGCGTGGCCGCGGTGCACTTCCCTCCGCTGTACGCCAACGAGAAGGCCACCGCCTTCAGCGCCCCCATCGAGGCCTTCCAGCCCAAGGTCTGCGTGTACGGCCACCTGCACTCCACCGGCATCCCCGCGGGCTTCACCGGGGAGCGGGCCGGCGTGCGCTACGTGCTGGCGTCCTGCGACGCGGCCGGCTTCGCGCCAGTGTTGCTGGATGAGGTGCTGCCCCCGCTTTCGCCGTGA
- a CDS encoding golvesin C-terminal-like domain-containing protein yields MHVLSKTFAATAAALALSACGPQPQQETPPPEAPPAAEAPAQTAEDVVADAARRTPEEMDALFAQAAREFDVPVSLLKAISYVETRFEHIKGEEEFEGRPAAFGLLALRGDKLTDGAALAGVSASAVRDEPLANLRAGAALLSKYASEEGIDRKDLGAWASAVVKLSDISDLDVQANYVHNEVYAALREGAGAFTPHGKVAVSLEGSRVEAKFAVPKMQALAAGPDYAAAIWRPSPNYNARPSGTNVSMIIIHTCEGGYSGCWGWLTNSAAGVSAHYVVNESGSEVSQLVRESDRAWHVGASYSCSLNGNVDCGLNGTSVNHFSVGIEHGGYASQASFPAGQIDSSAKLSCDISKGQGITRDSYHIVAHGRLQPSSRTDPGPNWPWSSYISKIKSYCGDGGSTGTIVVDSHNANNDSAKARTDVPASWASGTSAGYYGSGYYYASTQPISEPVVFNFYLPAAGTKTIDAWWVSGTNRSSSAPFIITHSGGNSTVTVNQQANGSAWNALGTYSFPAGWNKVQLSRWATEGYVVMADAIRVR; encoded by the coding sequence ATGCACGTGTTGAGCAAGACGTTCGCGGCGACGGCCGCCGCGCTGGCGCTGTCGGCCTGCGGACCCCAGCCCCAGCAGGAGACGCCGCCCCCCGAGGCCCCTCCCGCCGCGGAAGCGCCCGCGCAGACGGCGGAAGACGTGGTCGCCGACGCGGCCCGCCGCACGCCGGAAGAGATGGACGCGCTGTTCGCCCAGGCGGCGCGCGAGTTCGACGTTCCGGTGAGCCTGCTCAAGGCCATCTCCTATGTGGAGACGCGCTTCGAGCACATCAAGGGCGAGGAAGAGTTCGAAGGCCGTCCCGCGGCGTTCGGCCTGTTGGCCCTGCGCGGTGACAAGCTGACGGACGGCGCGGCGCTGGCGGGTGTGTCCGCTTCGGCCGTGCGTGACGAGCCCCTGGCCAACCTCCGCGCGGGCGCGGCGCTCTTGTCGAAGTACGCCTCGGAAGAGGGCATCGACCGCAAGGACCTGGGCGCGTGGGCCTCGGCGGTGGTGAAGCTGTCGGACATCTCCGACCTGGATGTGCAGGCGAACTACGTCCACAACGAGGTGTACGCGGCACTGCGCGAGGGCGCGGGTGCCTTCACGCCGCACGGCAAGGTGGCGGTGTCGTTGGAGGGCTCGCGCGTGGAGGCGAAGTTCGCGGTGCCGAAGATGCAGGCGCTGGCGGCGGGTCCGGACTACGCGGCGGCCATCTGGCGTCCGTCGCCCAACTACAACGCGCGCCCCTCGGGCACGAACGTGTCGATGATCATCATCCACACGTGTGAGGGTGGCTACTCCGGGTGCTGGGGCTGGCTGACCAACTCCGCGGCGGGCGTGAGCGCGCACTACGTCGTCAACGAGAGCGGCAGCGAAGTCTCGCAGCTCGTGCGCGAGTCCGACCGCGCCTGGCACGTGGGCGCCAGCTACAGCTGCAGCCTCAACGGCAACGTGGACTGCGGCCTCAACGGCACGTCGGTGAACCACTTCTCCGTGGGCATCGAGCACGGCGGCTACGCCAGCCAGGCCTCCTTCCCCGCGGGCCAGATTGACTCGTCGGCGAAGCTGTCCTGCGACATCTCCAAGGGCCAGGGCATCACCCGCGACAGCTACCACATCGTCGCGCACGGCCGGCTCCAGCCGTCGTCCCGCACGGACCCGGGTCCCAACTGGCCGTGGAGCAGCTACATCAGCAAGATCAAGAGCTACTGCGGTGATGGTGGCAGCACGGGCACCATCGTCGTGGACAGCCACAACGCGAACAACGACTCGGCCAAGGCGCGCACGGACGTGCCGGCGTCGTGGGCGTCGGGCACCAGCGCGGGCTACTACGGCAGCGGCTACTACTACGCCTCCACGCAGCCCATCTCCGAGCCGGTGGTGTTCAACTTCTACCTGCCCGCGGCGGGCACGAAGACCATCGACGCGTGGTGGGTGTCGGGCACCAACCGCTCGTCCTCCGCGCCCTTCATCATCACCCACTCGGGCGGCAACAGCACGGTGACGGTGAACCAGCAGGCCAACGGCAGCGCGTGGAACGCGCTGGGCACGTACTCGTTCCCCGCGGGCTGGAACAAGGTGCAGCTCAGCCGCTGGGCCACCGAGGGCTACGTCGTCATGGCGGACGCCATCCGGGTGCGCTGA
- a CDS encoding DUF2169 family type VI secretion system accessory protein, with protein MSLPELNTRTPATVQLLPQFGMDGAPCIVVVIKQRFSVVRVGHVRRESGARVRLVDELWEPDAEESSIRRPADGGLRKPTTDVVVSGSAMAIHREMVKELDVSVRVGPVSKRLKVFGTRVWYPGVIGLSLTPPQPFQEVPLRWEYAYGGMDTSNPQRLANEPRNPLGRGVAADSDTLKHKPGPQIEDPSDLITSSRSRPVPAGVGAIGPQFEPRLRFAGTYDDRWQKERMPLPPLDFDARFLNVAAPGLICPSYLSGGELVEVEGMSAQGQFGFELPKLAFGVVAVLPRGEVEHRPVMDTVLLEPNERAFELTWRSVVPVPKRAQELAAINVFEKAWV; from the coding sequence ATGTCCCTTCCAGAGCTCAATACCCGCACGCCCGCGACCGTCCAGCTCCTTCCCCAGTTCGGGATGGACGGAGCGCCCTGCATCGTCGTGGTCATCAAGCAGCGTTTCTCCGTCGTCCGAGTCGGGCACGTGCGGCGCGAAAGCGGAGCCCGGGTGCGGCTGGTGGATGAGTTGTGGGAGCCGGATGCGGAGGAGAGCAGCATCCGTCGGCCCGCGGACGGGGGCCTGCGCAAGCCGACCACGGATGTCGTGGTGTCCGGCAGTGCCATGGCCATCCATCGGGAGATGGTGAAGGAGCTGGACGTCTCGGTGCGTGTCGGCCCGGTGAGCAAGCGGCTCAAGGTGTTCGGCACGCGCGTCTGGTATCCGGGAGTGATTGGCCTGTCGCTCACGCCGCCGCAGCCGTTTCAAGAAGTGCCGTTGCGGTGGGAGTACGCCTACGGGGGCATGGACACCAGCAATCCCCAGCGCCTGGCGAATGAGCCGCGCAATCCGCTGGGGCGTGGCGTGGCCGCGGACTCGGACACGTTGAAGCACAAGCCCGGCCCCCAGATTGAAGACCCCTCCGACCTCATCACGTCGTCGCGCTCGCGCCCGGTGCCCGCGGGCGTGGGCGCCATCGGTCCGCAGTTCGAGCCGCGTCTGCGTTTCGCGGGAACCTACGACGACCGCTGGCAGAAGGAGCGCATGCCGCTGCCACCGCTGGACTTCGATGCGCGCTTCCTCAACGTGGCCGCGCCAGGGCTCATCTGCCCGTCGTACCTGAGCGGTGGAGAGCTGGTGGAGGTGGAGGGGATGAGCGCGCAGGGACAGTTCGGCTTCGAGCTGCCAAAGCTCGCCTTCGGCGTGGTGGCCGTGCTGCCTCGAGGCGAGGTGGAGCATCGGCCCGTGATGGACACGGTGTTGCTCGAGCCCAATGAGCGCGCCTTCGAGCTCACGTGGCGCTCCGTCGTCCCCGTGCCGAAGCGAGCCCAGGAGCTCGCGGCCATCAACGTCTTCGAGAAGGCGTGGGTCTGA